The Nitrospira tepida genome includes a window with the following:
- a CDS encoding sensor histidine kinase, protein MKGRAYLAGQATRHSLSGFPRSTRTPSSMHSARSAIFRHLSRSIVSKVGAVFLLLILTTAGCLLTTWHLAGQLIGTSAAINEAGGQRMRVYKLALLLSQLRDPAMRQTTRAAMREEIQKWNQVLEGLQYGNARHNAIASSNPELARQLQTVKDRWELQLRPTLERALHDNPTDLHLLEQQYQHDLDDLKLDLNQMVHMLEQDAGDRIQALNRLLLMFLMLSLCIIGLTVLVLRRTLQAPLNQLVGKAERLASGDFMDVASLSREDELGRVGTALETMAHKVRHKIEELQALHSVCREVAALGHGDLDQVLHGIVDHAAAVSRADFAALLVRHPSMDCWVLDAISGAMFDAKQKEIWLTEETPFSNQAYEERAPVIVPVLSDHADTLVKIRDVYGAKSLLAVPLMAHQHCLGVLMLCSTTQTRQFTTWDVGLAEQFASYAAVTLENVRLFHELESETNALSAKLAAVEHKVAALTHEVKAPAGRVAEFASWIEQDYGSLIGEHGQRYLSWIKKEGRDLAQLAERTLDLARLTHEPLDLETVDVSEAVGEVLQLLDGAIQTRGVRITVEPDLPRLACRRIHVKQVLENLVSNAIKYMGGQSEPHVEIGTMLSNQARLIYVRDNGMGMDPAMTEHIFSPFARLAGPEISGAGIGLVIVKTVVEQYKGRVFVDTIPGKGSTFYVQLPTVAVLEEEPAVQIHPEQAGQAVPWPATTGQEALRPRQVNS, encoded by the coding sequence ATGAAAGGACGGGCGTACCTTGCTGGACAGGCCACGCGGCACAGTCTGTCAGGTTTCCCTCGATCCACTAGGACCCCATCATCCATGCATTCCGCACGTTCGGCTATATTTCGACACTTGTCGCGCTCGATCGTCTCAAAGGTCGGGGCAGTCTTCCTCCTCCTGATTCTCACAACGGCAGGATGCCTTCTCACCACATGGCACCTTGCAGGACAACTCATCGGAACCAGCGCCGCCATTAACGAAGCCGGAGGGCAGCGGATGCGAGTCTACAAGCTTGCCCTTCTCTTGTCCCAGCTTCGCGATCCGGCCATGCGCCAGACGACACGCGCCGCCATGCGCGAAGAAATCCAAAAGTGGAATCAAGTGCTTGAGGGTCTCCAATATGGGAACGCGCGCCACAACGCGATCGCTTCCTCCAATCCTGAGCTGGCACGACAACTCCAAACAGTCAAGGACCGATGGGAACTCCAGCTCAGGCCCACGCTCGAACGAGCCCTTCACGACAATCCCACGGATCTCCACCTTCTTGAACAGCAGTACCAGCACGATCTGGACGACCTCAAACTCGATCTCAATCAGATGGTGCACATGCTGGAGCAGGATGCGGGCGACCGCATTCAGGCGCTCAATCGCCTCTTGCTCATGTTTTTGATGCTGTCCCTTTGCATCATCGGCCTCACCGTCCTGGTCTTGAGACGGACGCTGCAGGCTCCACTCAACCAGCTCGTCGGCAAAGCTGAGCGGCTCGCCTCCGGCGATTTCATGGACGTCGCGTCGCTTTCCCGGGAAGACGAATTGGGCAGGGTCGGCACTGCCTTGGAAACCATGGCGCACAAGGTCCGACACAAAATCGAGGAGCTGCAAGCGCTCCATTCCGTCTGTCGAGAGGTGGCCGCTCTCGGCCATGGAGATCTCGATCAGGTGCTTCACGGCATTGTGGATCATGCCGCGGCTGTCTCCCGCGCCGATTTTGCGGCTCTGCTGGTCCGCCATCCATCGATGGACTGTTGGGTCCTTGACGCCATTTCCGGTGCGATGTTCGACGCGAAACAGAAAGAGATCTGGTTGACGGAGGAAACCCCGTTCTCCAATCAAGCCTACGAAGAACGCGCGCCGGTGATTGTTCCCGTCTTGTCGGACCATGCCGATACATTGGTCAAGATTCGCGACGTCTATGGAGCAAAAAGCCTGCTGGCCGTCCCGTTAATGGCGCATCAACACTGTCTTGGCGTGTTGATGTTGTGCAGCACCACCCAGACTCGCCAGTTTACGACGTGGGACGTGGGGTTGGCGGAGCAGTTTGCCTCCTACGCCGCCGTCACCTTGGAAAACGTCCGGCTCTTCCACGAACTGGAATCCGAAACGAACGCCCTATCCGCCAAACTGGCGGCGGTGGAGCACAAGGTGGCCGCCTTGACGCACGAAGTGAAGGCGCCGGCGGGGCGCGTGGCCGAGTTCGCCTCCTGGATCGAACAGGATTATGGCTCGCTTATAGGCGAACATGGGCAACGGTACCTTTCCTGGATCAAGAAGGAGGGGCGGGACCTGGCTCAATTGGCCGAGCGGACCCTGGACCTGGCCAGGCTCACGCATGAGCCGCTCGACCTGGAAACCGTCGATGTGTCCGAGGCCGTGGGCGAAGTGTTGCAACTGCTCGACGGCGCGATTCAGACGCGAGGAGTCCGGATCACCGTGGAACCAGACCTTCCGCGACTCGCCTGTCGCCGCATCCATGTGAAGCAAGTCCTGGAAAACCTCGTCAGCAATGCGATCAAATACATGGGAGGGCAATCGGAGCCGCATGTCGAAATCGGCACCATGCTGTCGAATCAAGCCCGTTTGATCTATGTCCGTGACAACGGCATGGGGATGGATCCTGCCATGACGGAGCATATCTTCAGTCCGTTCGCCAGGCTGGCTGGTCCGGAGATCTCCGGAGCCGGAATCGGTCTCGTCATCGTGAAAACCGTGGTTGAACAATACAAGGGGCGTGTGTTCGTCGATACCATTCCAGGGAAGGGCAGCACCTTTTATGTGCAACTTCCGACCGTGGCCGTGCTCGAAGAGGAGCCGGCCGTGCAGATCCATCCCGAACAAGCCGGACAGGCCGTCCCGTGGCCTGCGACAACGGGGCAGGAGGCGCTCCGGCCCAGACAGGTGAATTCATGA
- a CDS encoding 4Fe-4S dicluster domain-containing protein, with amino-acid sequence MPEVYNWQLGRKMLYPYEERHPKWQFAFVFNINRCLACQTCSMADKSTWLFSKGQEYMWWNNVETKPYGGYPQFYDVKITQLIEQVNPGGQVWNVRVGRKHHAPYGVFEGMTIFDAGAKVGQAAIGYIPTDQEWRFVNIYEDTATSMRALVEGIDKTGFSRDEPWRMTGSSLPEHETFFFYLQRICNHCTYPGCLAACPRKAIYKRPEDGIVLIDQNRCRGYKKCVEQCPFKKPMYRGTTRVSEKCIACYPRIEGKDPLTGGEPMETRCMAACVGKIRMQSLVRIGEDGLWAEDRWHPLYFAIRVEQVALPLYPQWGTEPNGFYIPPRWSPRGYARQMFGPGVDNAIEKYLVPSRELLAVLQLWRASQQIIFRYDVIPGPKVFETQIHGKRFEMYNDTVLGFNKSGKEVARIQVEEPIYVRPAERVTWL; translated from the coding sequence ATGCCTGAAGTCTATAACTGGCAACTGGGCCGCAAGATGCTCTATCCCTACGAGGAGCGGCATCCGAAGTGGCAGTTCGCCTTCGTGTTCAACATCAACCGGTGCTTGGCGTGCCAGACCTGTTCGATGGCCGACAAGTCCACCTGGCTCTTCTCGAAGGGCCAGGAGTACATGTGGTGGAACAACGTGGAGACCAAGCCCTACGGCGGGTATCCCCAGTTCTACGACGTGAAGATCACGCAGTTGATCGAGCAAGTGAACCCGGGCGGGCAGGTGTGGAACGTGCGGGTCGGCCGCAAGCACCATGCCCCCTACGGGGTGTTCGAGGGGATGACCATCTTCGACGCCGGGGCCAAGGTCGGCCAGGCGGCGATCGGCTACATCCCCACGGACCAGGAGTGGCGGTTCGTCAACATCTACGAGGACACGGCTACCTCGATGCGCGCCCTCGTGGAAGGCATCGACAAGACCGGCTTCTCCCGAGATGAACCCTGGCGCATGACGGGCAGCAGTCTGCCGGAGCATGAGACGTTCTTCTTCTATCTCCAGCGGATCTGCAACCACTGCACGTACCCGGGCTGCCTCGCGGCCTGTCCCCGGAAGGCCATCTACAAGCGGCCGGAAGACGGCATCGTGCTGATCGACCAGAACCGCTGCCGCGGGTACAAGAAGTGTGTCGAGCAGTGCCCGTTCAAGAAGCCGATGTACCGGGGCACGACCCGGGTCTCGGAGAAGTGCATTGCCTGCTATCCGCGGATCGAGGGGAAGGACCCCTTGACGGGCGGCGAGCCGATGGAAACGCGCTGTATGGCGGCCTGCGTCGGGAAGATCCGGATGCAGTCGCTGGTGCGGATCGGCGAGGATGGGCTGTGGGCCGAGGACCGGTGGCACCCGCTGTACTTCGCCATTCGGGTGGAGCAGGTGGCGCTGCCCCTGTACCCGCAGTGGGGAACGGAGCCGAACGGGTTCTACATCCCGCCGCGGTGGAGCCCGCGGGGCTATGCCCGGCAGATGTTCGGGCCGGGCGTGGACAATGCGATCGAGAAGTACCTGGTGCCGAGCCGGGAGCTGTTGGCGGTGCTGCAACTGTGGCGGGCCAGCCAGCAGATCATCTTCCGGTACGACGTGATTCCGGGCCCGAAGGTGTTTGAGACCCAGATCCACGGGAAGCGGTTCGAGATGTACAACGACACCGTGCTGGGCTTCAACAAGTCGGGGAAGGAAGTGGCGCGGATCCAGGTCGAGGAGCCGATCTACGTCCGACCGGCAGAACGGGTCACCTGGTTGTAA
- a CDS encoding sigma-54-dependent transcriptional regulator, which yields MSLVKSKPFTILLVEDNAGDVEMFLRAVEHELPRHDAEQVELVVAARAEGGLKILAERPIDLVITDIRLPGMSGLELLQRIHDMNRHIPVIMVSWVDAVDTAIEAVHHGAFDYIVKPFEKFDLAMRIHRAMRISEIFAEQRGSEVADPATLPFRNLIGNGPAMQKVKAMIDTVAKVPATTLIIGETGTGKELLAKAIHERSDEADGPFQVVDCTTFTEGIAESELFGHVRGAFTGAVSDKQGLIELGSRGTVFLDEIGDLPLNLQAKLLRVLEEREVRAVGSTEQRKLAVRFVAATNQDLAAKVKRGEFRKDLFFRLNVMVIHVPPLRERKEDIPSLARHFLGRYTKEFGKPIADILPAALTELIAYPWPGNVRELRNVIERAVMLAKQDTIDRSQVVNLLHADRHSSGSIIEEHLHLPYAKAKEKILEEFNRQYIQAKLNAHKGNVTHAASEAGLPRPYFHEIMRRYLKKEGD from the coding sequence ATGAGTCTCGTCAAAAGCAAACCCTTTACGATCTTGTTGGTGGAGGATAACGCCGGCGACGTGGAAATGTTTCTTCGCGCCGTCGAACATGAGCTCCCCCGTCACGACGCCGAGCAGGTCGAATTGGTCGTGGCCGCCCGCGCGGAGGGAGGGCTCAAGATCCTTGCCGAGCGCCCGATCGATCTCGTGATCACGGACATCCGTCTGCCCGGGATGAGCGGGCTCGAACTGCTGCAGCGCATTCACGACATGAACCGCCACATCCCAGTCATCATGGTCAGTTGGGTGGACGCCGTGGACACTGCTATTGAAGCGGTGCACCACGGGGCGTTCGACTATATCGTGAAGCCCTTCGAGAAGTTCGACCTGGCCATGCGGATTCACCGTGCCATGCGGATCTCCGAAATCTTCGCGGAACAGCGAGGGAGCGAGGTCGCTGATCCCGCGACCCTTCCCTTTCGAAACCTGATTGGCAACGGCCCCGCCATGCAGAAAGTGAAAGCCATGATCGATACCGTGGCAAAAGTCCCCGCCACGACCCTGATCATCGGAGAAACGGGCACGGGCAAGGAACTCTTGGCCAAAGCGATCCATGAACGGAGCGATGAGGCCGACGGCCCCTTTCAGGTCGTAGACTGCACCACCTTCACTGAAGGCATCGCCGAGAGTGAACTCTTCGGGCATGTGCGCGGAGCCTTCACCGGGGCGGTGTCCGACAAGCAGGGTCTCATCGAGCTGGGCAGCCGGGGAACCGTCTTCCTCGACGAGATCGGCGATCTTCCGTTGAACCTTCAGGCCAAATTGCTCCGCGTGCTGGAAGAACGCGAAGTCCGGGCGGTCGGCAGCACCGAGCAGCGAAAACTCGCCGTCCGCTTCGTCGCGGCGACCAATCAGGATTTGGCCGCTAAGGTCAAGCGGGGTGAATTCAGAAAGGATCTGTTTTTCCGATTGAATGTCATGGTGATTCATGTGCCGCCGCTGCGGGAGCGTAAAGAAGACATCCCGTCGCTGGCTCGGCACTTCCTGGGACGCTATACAAAGGAATTCGGCAAGCCGATTGCCGACATCCTCCCCGCCGCGTTAACCGAGCTGATCGCCTACCCCTGGCCGGGAAATGTACGCGAGCTGCGGAACGTCATCGAGCGGGCCGTGATGCTCGCCAAGCAGGACACGATTGACCGAAGCCAGGTAGTCAATTTGCTTCATGCGGACCGCCACAGCTCCGGATCGATCATTGAAGAACATCTCCATCTGCCGTACGCCAAAGCCAAGGAAAAGATCCTGGAGGAGTTCAACCGCCAGTACATTCAGGCGAAGCTCAACGCGCATAAAGGCAACGTGACCCATGCCGCGTCGGAGGCCGGGCTACCCCGCCCGTATTTCCATGAGATCATGCGCCGCTACCTTAAGAAGGAAGGAGACTGA